Proteins encoded by one window of Candidatus Eisenbacteria bacterium:
- a CDS encoding TetR family transcriptional regulator, which yields MATLATRRVTRELPQADDVRARILDAAEAVFGQRGYAGATTREIAERAGIGKRMLFYYFPTKDAVYRAVLERVITGLVAIYEQTREQPGPIGLGDAIEGITRFTARNLPGMKVWLREIIDGGPHLDELTRTYIVPLYQRAGEGVAGNMASGVFRKSDPVHLMVNVGGVTLFYFLIAPMLRIIWNRDPLDATTVGERAAAARDCLLHGLAGPAGPKETSS from the coding sequence ATGGCGACGCTGGCGACCCGACGCGTGACACGCGAGCTCCCCCAGGCCGACGACGTCCGGGCGCGCATCCTCGACGCGGCCGAGGCGGTCTTCGGGCAGCGCGGCTACGCCGGCGCGACGACGCGCGAGATCGCGGAGCGGGCGGGGATCGGGAAGCGGATGCTCTTCTACTACTTCCCGACCAAGGACGCCGTGTATCGCGCGGTGCTCGAGCGGGTCATCACCGGCCTCGTCGCGATCTACGAGCAGACGCGCGAGCAGCCCGGCCCGATCGGGCTCGGCGACGCGATCGAGGGCATCACGCGTTTCACGGCCCGGAACCTGCCCGGGATGAAGGTGTGGTTGCGCGAGATCATCGACGGGGGGCCGCACCTGGACGAGCTCACCCGGACGTACATCGTCCCGCTCTACCAGCGGGCCGGGGAGGGCGTGGCCGGCAACATGGCCTCCGGCGTCTTCCGCAAGAGCGATCCCGTGCATCTCATGGTGAACGTCGGCGGAGTCACGCTCTTCTACTTCCTCATCGCGCCCATGCTCCGCATCATCTGGAACCGCGATCCCCTGGATGCCACCACGGTCGGGGAGCGCGCCGCCGC
- a CDS encoding SCP2 sterol-binding domain-containing protein — MTPEEIFSAMPAQLDQNAAKGVNATIQFNLSGDNGGQWYVTIKDGKAEVSKGTAPSANMTMSMAANDYVDMTTGKLNGQMAFMSGKLKISGDMGLAMKMQTLFKRP, encoded by the coding sequence ATGACACCTGAGGAAATCTTTTCGGCGATGCCGGCCCAGCTGGATCAGAACGCTGCCAAGGGCGTGAACGCGACGATCCAGTTCAATCTCTCCGGCGACAACGGCGGGCAGTGGTACGTCACGATCAAGGACGGCAAGGCCGAGGTGAGCAAGGGCACCGCGCCGTCGGCGAACATGACCATGTCGATGGCGGCGAACGACTACGTCGACATGACCACCGGCAAGCTGAACGGCCAGATGGCCTTCATGAGCGGCAAGCTCAAGATCTCCGGCGACATGGGTCTCGCCATGAAGATGCAGACCCTCTTCAAGCGTCCGTAA
- a CDS encoding DUF72 domain-containing protein, with protein sequence MARSAIAKLPRIVVGTSGFSYPSWRGTFYPADLAAGDMLRFYTGSFQTVEINHSFYRLPTATLLASWRRQTPPAFRFALKAPQRITHQLRLREAEEITTRFVTLAQTLGEQCGPLLFQLPPHLRADTPRLADFLAVLPPRTEAAFEFRHPSWFVDEIYETLAQHRAALCVADADGLTTPLIATAPFGYLRLRRDDYTDAALADWARRIREITRWKRAYVYLKHDEAGRAPALAQVLLRALA encoded by the coding sequence ATGGCGCGCAGCGCGATCGCCAAGCTCCCCCGCATCGTCGTCGGCACGTCCGGCTTCAGCTATCCGTCGTGGCGCGGGACCTTCTACCCCGCCGATCTGGCCGCCGGCGACATGCTCCGCTTCTACACGGGCTCCTTCCAGACGGTCGAGATCAACCACTCCTTCTATCGCCTCCCGACCGCGACGCTGCTCGCGAGCTGGCGCCGTCAGACGCCGCCGGCCTTCCGCTTCGCCCTGAAGGCCCCGCAGCGCATCACGCACCAGCTCCGCTTGCGCGAGGCCGAGGAGATCACGACGCGCTTCGTGACGCTCGCGCAGACCCTCGGCGAGCAGTGCGGGCCGCTCCTCTTCCAGCTCCCGCCTCACCTGCGCGCCGACACCCCGCGGCTCGCCGATTTCCTCGCCGTCCTCCCGCCCCGCACCGAGGCCGCGTTCGAGTTCCGGCATCCGAGCTGGTTCGTCGACGAGATCTACGAGACGCTCGCGCAGCATCGCGCCGCCCTCTGCGTCGCCGACGCCGATGGGCTCACGACGCCGCTCATCGCGACGGCACCGTTCGGCTACCTGCGCCTGCGGCGTGACGACTACACGGACGCGGCGCTCGCCGACTGGGCGCGGCGCATCCGCGAGATCACGCGCTGGAAGCGCGCCTACGTCTACCTGAAGCACGACGAGGCCGGCCGTGCGCCGGCGCTCGCTCAAGTGCTGCTGCGCGCGCTCGCGTAG
- a CDS encoding tetratricopeptide repeat protein, with the protein MTTPERRIDTPAAFDTKQAARIVGLPAGRLRQCVRAGLVAPQRDGHGHLRFDFVDLVLLRTTRGLLASRVPLRKIGRVLTSLRRQIGDLPLTRLSVYADGKRVVAWDGATRWQPESGQFLFNFDTESVLRRATTVANLPPPKRTKLPRLTAEQWSDLAMEIEDSSPLEARAAYHHALDLDPGNIVARINLGRLLHTESNLVGAEAHFREAVRYDPTCALAWYNLGVVLEDLSRPVEALPCYEHAVHADDELADAHWNLSLLYEKTGRHRDALRHLAQYRRLTAKRR; encoded by the coding sequence GTGACGACGCCCGAACGCCGGATCGACACGCCCGCCGCATTCGACACCAAGCAGGCTGCGCGCATCGTCGGATTGCCGGCCGGGCGGCTCCGCCAGTGCGTCCGCGCCGGCCTCGTCGCGCCGCAACGCGACGGCCATGGGCACCTGCGTTTCGACTTCGTCGACCTGGTCCTGCTGCGCACGACGCGCGGTCTGCTCGCGAGCCGCGTGCCGCTCCGGAAGATCGGCCGCGTGCTCACGTCCCTGCGCCGACAGATCGGCGATCTGCCGCTCACGCGGCTCTCGGTCTACGCCGACGGCAAGCGCGTCGTCGCCTGGGACGGCGCCACGCGCTGGCAACCCGAGTCCGGCCAGTTCTTGTTCAACTTCGACACCGAGAGCGTGCTCCGGCGTGCCACGACGGTTGCGAATCTCCCGCCGCCGAAGCGCACGAAGCTGCCGCGCCTCACCGCCGAGCAGTGGAGCGACCTCGCGATGGAGATCGAAGACAGCTCCCCGCTCGAAGCGCGCGCCGCCTACCACCACGCCCTCGACCTCGACCCGGGCAACATCGTCGCGCGCATCAACCTCGGCCGCCTGCTGCACACCGAGAGCAACCTGGTCGGGGCCGAGGCGCACTTCCGCGAGGCCGTTCGCTACGATCCCACCTGCGCGCTCGCGTGGTACAATCTCGGCGTCGTGCTCGAGGATCTCTCGCGTCCCGTCGAAGCGCTGCCCTGCTACGAGCACGCGGTCCACGCCGACGACGAGCTCGCCGACGCGCACTGGAACCTCAGCCTGCTGTACGAGAAGACGGGCCGGCATCGCGACGCCCTTCGCCACCTGGCGCAGTATCGAAGGCTCACCGCGAAACGACGATAG
- a CDS encoding sulfurtransferase TusA family protein — protein MSHDPDVARAILDLRGVRCPLAWAKAKVWLETLARGSGVDLLVDDPRSVRDLPRAAEANGHHVVGVAEERPLWRITLEV, from the coding sequence ATGAGCCACGACCCGGACGTCGCGCGGGCGATCCTCGACCTGCGCGGCGTCCGGTGTCCGCTCGCCTGGGCGAAGGCCAAGGTCTGGCTTGAGACGCTCGCGCGCGGCTCCGGCGTCGATCTCCTGGTCGACGATCCGCGCTCGGTTCGGGATCTGCCCCGCGCCGCCGAGGCGAACGGGCATCACGTGGTCGGGGTCGCCGAAGAGCGGCCCCTGTGGCGCATCACCCTCGAGGTCTGA
- a CDS encoding Ku protein, protein MPARSVGSGTVSFGLVSIPVRFYVATHSESPSFNMLHQACGSRIKQQVYCPRDERVVERSELIRGYEVAKDQYVTFTDEELRALEAAASPSIDIEEFVPLEAVDPIYFETSHYLGPDKGGDKAYHLLADAMRETGVVAVAQHVSRGKERLVLIRPIAEGLAIHTLYYADEVRPFGEIGLGEPGQRRAGEMDLAKQLVGQLTSKGFRPEQYHDHYRDRLREIVEKKVAGEEMTIAEPATPRAQVIDLMDALKQSLARERKPGAMKPAAVVAVASKRRATGGSGRAASKKKQ, encoded by the coding sequence ATGCCGGCGCGCTCGGTGGGGTCGGGGACGGTCAGCTTCGGCCTGGTCTCGATCCCCGTCCGCTTCTACGTGGCGACGCACTCGGAGTCGCCCTCCTTCAACATGCTCCATCAGGCCTGCGGCTCGCGCATCAAGCAGCAGGTGTACTGCCCGCGCGACGAGCGCGTGGTCGAGCGCAGCGAGCTCATCCGGGGCTACGAGGTGGCGAAGGACCAGTACGTCACCTTCACCGACGAGGAGCTGCGCGCGCTCGAGGCGGCGGCGAGCCCGAGCATCGACATCGAGGAGTTCGTGCCGCTCGAGGCGGTCGACCCGATCTATTTCGAGACCTCGCACTACCTCGGCCCCGACAAGGGCGGCGACAAGGCCTATCACCTGCTCGCCGACGCCATGCGCGAGACCGGCGTGGTCGCGGTCGCGCAGCACGTGAGCCGCGGCAAGGAGCGCCTCGTGCTGATCCGTCCGATCGCGGAAGGCCTGGCGATCCACACGCTGTACTACGCGGACGAGGTCCGGCCCTTCGGCGAGATCGGCCTCGGCGAGCCGGGCCAGCGCCGAGCGGGCGAGATGGACCTGGCGAAGCAGCTGGTGGGACAGCTCACGTCGAAGGGCTTCCGGCCCGAGCAGTATCACGATCACTATCGCGATCGGCTGCGCGAGATCGTCGAGAAGAAGGTCGCCGGCGAGGAGATGACCATCGCCGAGCCGGCCACGCCCCGCGCGCAGGTGATCGACCTCATGGACGCCTTGAAGCAGAGCCTCGCGCGCGAACGGAAGCCGGGAGCGATGAAGCCGGCCGCCGTGGTAGCCGTCGCCTCCAAGCGTCGTGCGACGGGCGGATCGGGGCGCGCTGCTTCGAAGAAGAAGCAGTGA
- a CDS encoding GNAT family N-acetyltransferase — MRTSKEPFGEKDFYLEELRGRSVLVALAPRVVAERAPLDPLAATIAELMRNGTRVLVWWPAGRPGTERRLLAAIERHRKSRRTSGRRRDVSPMLPVRLGNRASWDGEGLRSQLWPRFRRGRLCVLSVTGQVAVSYPAHATTLATELRIPKVVLVEPDGGLAAGGSRLSFVDGHVLDTLLSQGEAEWTGLGNRRSLLVAVDRALEDGVESVNLCTPSGIGEELFTYTGSGTLFTVDDYCRVGPLALDEFAQAERLLGRGQREGLLKFRTPEEVAHVLATAYGATICNRHLAGVAALHTVAYADDRAGEIVGLYTITRFKGEGLGERLVGALLTEAARRNLEYVFACTIDDRAAQFFERIGFARVPHAAVPAAKWIGYDRRRRRRVGTFRRELRAATSEERA, encoded by the coding sequence GTGAGGACGAGCAAGGAGCCCTTCGGCGAGAAGGACTTCTACCTCGAGGAGCTGCGAGGACGGAGCGTGCTCGTCGCACTCGCGCCACGCGTCGTCGCCGAGCGGGCGCCGCTCGATCCGCTGGCTGCGACCATCGCCGAGCTGATGCGCAACGGCACGCGCGTGCTCGTGTGGTGGCCGGCCGGGCGGCCGGGAACGGAGCGGCGGCTGCTGGCGGCGATCGAGCGGCACCGCAAGTCGCGGCGCACGTCGGGCCGGCGGCGCGACGTCTCCCCGATGCTCCCGGTGCGACTCGGCAACCGCGCTTCCTGGGACGGCGAGGGGCTGCGCTCGCAGCTCTGGCCGCGCTTCCGGCGCGGGCGACTGTGCGTGCTGAGCGTGACCGGTCAGGTCGCGGTGTCCTATCCCGCGCACGCGACGACGCTCGCCACCGAGCTGCGGATCCCGAAGGTCGTCCTCGTCGAGCCGGACGGCGGGCTCGCCGCGGGCGGCTCGCGCCTCTCGTTCGTCGACGGGCACGTGCTCGACACGCTCCTCAGCCAGGGCGAGGCCGAGTGGACGGGCCTCGGCAACCGGCGCAGCCTCCTCGTCGCCGTCGACCGCGCGCTCGAGGATGGCGTCGAGTCGGTGAACCTCTGCACGCCGTCGGGCATCGGCGAGGAGCTCTTCACGTACACCGGCTCGGGCACGCTCTTCACCGTCGACGACTACTGCCGCGTGGGTCCGCTCGCGCTCGACGAGTTCGCGCAGGCCGAGCGGCTCCTCGGACGAGGGCAGCGCGAAGGCCTGCTCAAGTTCCGCACGCCGGAAGAGGTCGCCCACGTGCTGGCGACGGCCTACGGCGCGACCATCTGCAACCGGCACCTTGCGGGCGTGGCCGCGCTGCACACGGTGGCCTACGCGGACGATCGCGCGGGCGAGATCGTCGGGCTCTACACGATCACGCGGTTCAAGGGGGAAGGGCTGGGGGAACGGCTCGTCGGGGCCCTGCTGACCGAGGCGGCGCGGCGCAACCTCGAGTACGTCTTCGCCTGCACGATAGACGACCGCGCGGCGCAGTTCTTCGAGCGCATCGGCTTCGCGCGCGTGCCGCACGCGGCCGTGCCGGCCGCGAAGTGGATCGGATACGATCGGCGCCGGCGCCGTCGCGTCGGGACGTTCCGGCGAGAGCTCCGCGCCGCCACCTCGGAGGAGCGTGCATGA